ACGACTGCGTGATCCACAACGACGGCCAGAACACACCAACCGTCAAGGCCGCACCCACTTCAATCTCAGACGACGAAGTGGTGTTCGAGAACTGTGTTTTCACCGGACAGGGTGGTGGATTCATCACCAGAGACAGACCCGGATCGGTGATCCGTAACTCCTGTATCGATATGCCAAACGCGTCGATCAGCGGCTTCAAGACCGAGAACATTACGAACGGGGACTGCGCTCTCCCCAAGCAGCCGCCCTCCACGACAGCCACGATCACGGCGAACAAGCGAGAGGGCAGGAGCGTGACGTTTACCGCGATGGACTCGCAGGGCACCATCGACAGTTACAGGTGGGATCTCGACGGCGAAACCAGGACCGGCAGGACAATCACGTACACGTTCGACCACGCGGGTACCTACACCGTTACGCTCACCGTCGAAGATACTGATGGTGTGACGGATTCGACGACCTCCGAACTGATCGTCGACTATCCCGAGCTGGTACGGTAGTTACTATTTGCTTCCAGAGAATGGCCTCGCTCGTTGAAAGTGGGACCACCGTCTTGATACTGGTGGCTATACGTTCGTACAGATATCCGGCACACCGTCGTGCCGGATCATTTCGAAATAGTATAGCCACCAGTATGAGGTGACGCGGATCGCTGTGTCGTCTCGAAACAACTTGTGGTCGCACCCGCTGTGCGATCACGACGCCGTGACCGGGGTGGCGCGCGCCGGCGTGGCGTCGTCCACCGTCGCGTACAGCTCTGTGAGTCGGTCGGCAGCGGCCTCCCAAGAGTAGTCCGCGACGGCGACCGCCCGATTGGTCCGGCCCATCCGATCGACACGGTCCGGATCGGCCAGCAACTCCACGAGGGCTTCGGTGAGCGCGTCGGCGTCGCCGGGCTGGACCAAGAGTCCGTTGTCCTCGCCGACGACCTCCGGGATCGAACCGACCGGCGTGGAGACGATCGCCATGCCCGCCGCCATCGCTTCCAGGATCGCGATCGGGAGGCCTTCGGCCCGCGTCGGCAACGCGTAGATCGTTCCCGACGAGAGCAACGCCCGTTTCTTGGCCTCGTCGACGTAGCCGAGATAGGTCACGTGATCGTGCTCGGCGGCAAGCCGCTCTACGCGGTCGGCGAGTGGTCCGCTCCCCGCGATAGTGACCTGGAAGGGCGCCACGTCAGGGTCGTCGCTCGCGGCTTCGACGGCGGCCACGAACTCGGTGATGCCCTTGCGCTCGATGAGGTTCGAGAGGAAGACGACGTGGGGCATCTCCGGATATTCGGGGTCGTATTCCCCGGTCGGAACGGCGTTCGGGACGACGACGATACGGTCCTCGGGGACGACCGCTGCGAGCACCGACTGCCAGTACGACGAGAGGACCACGACCCGCGTGGTCGCGTTGAGAACGACCGACTGGAACCACGACACGACCCGCGAGTCCGGTTGCAGGAACGTATCGAACGAGGACCCGTGGACGTGGAGGACGACGGGACAGTTCCAGACGTACCGTCCGAAGAGGACGTAGAACGCGTTCCTGTAGAACGAGTGCTGGAACGACGAGTGGACGTGCATGACGTCGGGCCGTCGCTCCAGCGGGAACTGCACCATCCGCCAGATCGACAGGAGGGCACCGACGAGAAGGGCCCGTATCGTGGCGGCGCTGGCAGGTCCAGTCTCGTATACGGTCGTCGTGACGGTATCGAGATGTCGCTGTTGCTCGGCTATGTAGCGGGACACACCACCGGTCCGGCTCTGTTCCGGACCCACGATCAGGATTTCCTGTGACGACATTCGTGTGTGGGGTCTTGGATTCTGACCCCTTAGTCAAAGACTCCCTACTGCATTGATGTAAAACGAGAGTGCCATCTCGTTAACGCTTCTTGTCCGCTGGCGCGGACTGCGATGTTGTCTGAAGATCGCCCCCTCAAGCCCCGACAACGGTTGTCGTCTCGATGATATCAAGGTCTTCATTCAGCAGGATCCGATCACGCCACACGGCGTAGTTGAGCGCATACCAGGAAACTTCGTCAGTTCCCTCTCTGATGACGCCACGGTAGTGCTCTGGAACGAATTCGGGCATCGGATACTCGTCGAACGCATTCGACAGCGGACCGTCGTCGAGATACCGCTGCATCGGAAGGAGGCTATAACCTTTCCGTTTCTTGGTATCGTACGCCGGAAGACGCTCGTTGAGCAGTTCCTTGAGAAGGTATTTGTGCTGTACGACCCTCGTCGGCTGATCTCTCGACGGGACGGCGAACCGCGCATATCGATCGGCAGGTGAAATCGCGAGGGCGGTCTCGAATACCTTCCGTCCACTGAAGGGTGTCTGGATGGCCTTCCCGCTGTCGTGTGCGGCGTGGCGCCAAATAGTTAAAATATTGTCATGGAAATACTCGATCGCGTGACCGAGGTGCATGTGGGCTGCATAGCCTTTCCGGTCGTCGGCGTCCACCCGTCGCTCGGTGTATCGAAGCCGGCGATTTTTTCGCTCCTCAACGGCAGTCTGGCCGAACATATCGGCGACGAGGTTTTGATCCGAATGGATCCGAAAGTTCATCGCACAGCCGGTCGGGTCACTCGCCGGACGCCTGAGTTGCTCACTAGTCTTTTTGAGCGCCTCTAGCTGCCAAGTCAGATTCGGAACGAGACGAGCGGCTCGCCCCGCGTACCGCGCCAGATACGCCAGCGCGGCTGTCCCCGTACCAAAGAGGCCATCGGCGAGCCCGCCATTGAGGTAGATTTGATGGGGGGACCGAGAAACGGCGAGGTGCATCAGCGTCGCCTGCGGGAGGAGGAGCGGTTGTCCCGTTGCGTCGATTGTGGTTTCGACGTGATCCAGAAAGTTCTCTTCGTCGGACAGTACTACTTCGTGCGCCGAGCCGAGGAGATCGCTCGCCCGCCGAGCGTATTCGATCTCGAACTCGAACTCCGGGGAGTCGAACGCAGCGCTGACTGTGGCGTCGTTGTCGAGATACGTGTGGATGAGCGTCGAATCCACGCCGCCGGAAAGCATCGTCGCTACCGACCCGTTGAATTTCGCGTCTCCGATAACGTCCGTAAAATGCCGATCGAGACGATGTTTGGCTTCAGCTCCATTGATCGTCTCGTCGACCGAGATGGTCTCGACCAGTTCCGTCTCGGGCACGTCCGTCGTCGTCCACTCGAGCACTTCGCCATGACCCAGCCGACCGACTTCTTCGACGTACGTATCCGTGGGGCGGGTCCCGAACAACAGCTGATCGATCGGGACCGACGATGGGACGGTTCGGTGCGATACCGGGAGTTGTGAGAGAACGTTTTTGAAGTGATCTCCGACCACGATCGCGCGATCCTGAGGACGTCGACAGTAGTAGACGTTGAACGAGGACGCAATACCCCGGTAAGCTTTGACCTTTCGTGCCCCGGTCGAATCGAAACAAATCAGACTGTACTCTCCGGGGAGCGATTGCGCCCGATCCACAACATCGACAAAAGACGTCCGGTCGTCTATGGAATCGACGATTCGTCCGGGCCGTGTCCCTAAGATCGTCCAGTGAGTGGACTCTGTTTCGAGGTGAACTGCGGTCGGGTTGGCGATGAGCACCGTGATGGTCGACCCCGACTGGGCTACCCCTTTGCGGCTGAGAACCATCACCGGAACCTACCCTAGGGATGTACTTAATAATAAACCAGCTATACGTGCGATATCTGCGAGCGGTTTGAACGTTCACGCTTCCGCCGAGGCTTCATACAGTGAAAAAGCACGATCAGTCGGCCAGTTCGTATTGATTCCGCATCGGTCGAGCGAAGAGTGCAAGATGCACTCTCTGAGGGGCCGTAGAAAGATCATTTCCAGACGCCATACATAGACCAATACTGCTACTGCCTGATTCCAGAGGGCAAAATTCTGTTCAACCCCCTTTCACCTAATTCGAGGCGGAGACCCCACCCTCAATGAGTCGTTCGAGAAGCGAAGATTCTCGTAATCCCGAAAATCGAAGATTTCTGGTGGGCGAACGAGACGCTCTGCGTCTCGTCAACGTCGGCAAAACGCGGACGACGGAGGCGCACCCGTAGACGTGCGCTTGAATAGCGAGGGATCGGAGATCCCTCGGACCATGCGAACGGCGAAGCCGTGAGCAGATCGCGGGATGTTGAACGTGAGTGGGGAGTACGTCCCCCCTGCCTCTGCTGAGGCATAGAACGGGAGTCCACGCGAAAGCCCTCCCCTCAACGAGCGAGCGGGGCGATTGCCCCCGAGCGAAGTAGGGGAGGGTAGTTTACTCGTGCCTTCACTCTATATTCATCACGACAGCCGGAACCCATCACTGATTAAGGGTTTCAACAAGGCCAGAGCTCCCGATTTTCGCGATTACGAGAGGGCGTCACTCGAACGACGCCTTGAGAGAGGGGGGACTTAGCGCCTGCAACCAACTAACAGTTGTCGATCAGATTGACGAGCAAACTCTCCTGGGAAACGATAAAACTCTGGTCCCGAATGGACTCCTCGTCCGGGGGGAGGAGCAGGATCTGTCCTGATCCGTTGTTGGTTTCGATAACGTCCATGTCCCCGAGTTCGTACCCGAGATCGTCCTCCAGATCGGGATCGGGTGGCACGGATTCCCAGTCGACCGGCTCAGAGCGTTGCTCGTCGCCATCGATATCACTTGTCATCGGTCAGCCTCTGTCCGTCCGAACGGATCTGCGGCCGGCTCAAGTTTGCCCGCTGGGCCGAAACCGGCACTCGATCCCCGTGTTTGGTTCACACTACTCTCGGTAAGTGGTTCCTTCCTCGCCGACAAGGCGTCGGTAGGACATGGGTTCTCTCTGTCGCTATGAGCCATACATTGGTATGACGGTATTACCGTATTAGGTGTTCTTGCCACTTGTCCACGAATACATCCGGAGTGGTTGCCGCTCTGTCCACGCCCAGTTGCCTGTCTCGGTGCGCTTCGCTGATGACGCCTGGTTTCCAGATACTTACCACATCTCTGTGATTGGCTCGTTTTAATTCAAAAGTGGGATGATGGGATTTATATGGTGTTCGCAATTACTGGCGGTCGTGCAATCTAACACTCGTGGCGAGTCGTGGACGGTTCTCACTCACTGGAACCGGCAGGAAGACATCGCACTCGCGCTGGACCGTGCGCTCGACGAACTCGACGGTGTCGAGGACGACGTCGTTATCTTCGACTATATCGACCCCGAGGCGATCAACGCACTCTTCGGAGGGCCTGCATCCGATCGCGGGGCGAACGAGCTCCACTTTACCTGCCAGCAGCACGAGATCCGGATCAGTGACGACGGGACCATCGGAGCCAGATCTGACTCGGAGTACCGCGTCTCGTGATACGGACTGCTGTTCGGCGGTACCGTTGGGATCGCCCGGAGTCGATCCGGAATTGACGGATAACAGTCTGTGGGACAGCTGTCCGTTCGATCGCACGAGGATCACTCCGTCGACGGACGAAGCCGTCGTCTGAACCACGACAGCCCGGGTCGTCTGTCGAGGTGCCAGAGCAGGGTGGCACCACCCAGTAGCGTCGCCTCGAAGAGGAGATACAGGCGCCCCTGTGGCGTTCCCAGGAACTCGACGAACGCATCGAAGAACACCCCTGCCTGGGACAGGAGTCCAATGCCAGCCTCGGACGAGGCCGGGATCAGCGGCCACAGGAGGAACCCGGTCGCGAGTTCACCGCCGGTCAAAAGCGAGTACGAGGCGTCACCCAGCAGGTGTGTGCCGTAGGCGAGTGCGAACACGATACCCAGGGCCGTTCTCCCGTCGGCGCGAGCCAGCAGGATCACAAGTGCTGACAGCGGGACCGCAAACAGCAGGGAGTGGCCGAGCGAGAGTCCGCTGGGAAGCACCCCAAACGTCCAGGCCAGCGGCTTGTCGATCAGGTCTGGCAGCTGGGAGGCGATCACGATCGCACCGGCCGCTGCAGTGGTCGGACCACGACCGGCCGCGACTCTGTGGACGGCCGATCCGAACAGGTACGCCAGCGCGAGATGTTCCCAGGGCCACATCAGGCGCACCTGCCCGGCGACAGCGGGACCGAACGCCGTTTCGGGTGGCCCGCACACCGATACTGACAGACGAAGTAGTTCATCCTGCAAATGTCTGTCTCCGGCTGCCATGGTTGTTATGCGGGTCGTACACCCGACTGTCTCGTTCCCGAACGGGTAAGGGGATGTTACCGCGAGACGATCACCGCCGCATACGGATCGCTGTCTGCTCCTTCCGAATCGACCGCCCGATAGCGGTCGGACCGATAAATCGATACCGCAACCGTATCACATCTCGGACGCTGCTCCCTCGGACAGCCGAGACGTCCGTCGGGCTAAGAGGTCGATCGTCCCACCTGGGAAAAGCCCGAATAGGTCGTGTTCACTGCTCGCAGGGGCTGACTAACAATACCGTCACAGCTTGAACTGTGTAGCGAGTGATGCACTATCTGTTCTTTACGAACACGCCTGCCCACGTCCACATGTACAAACATGTGATCAGGAAGTTACAACAGCGCGGTCACCAGACGTCCATTCTGGCACGGGATTACGGGTGTACGATCGCGTTGCTCGACTGGGAGGAGTTGGACTACACGGTCTACGGGAGTTGTGGCACCGACCGGCGGTCGCTGTTCAAGCAGTTGCCCGGCCACTATTACCACATCGCCCGAACGGTCCGACGACTCGACCCGGACCTCATCTTCGGGATGGGAGCGTACGGGGCCCACGCGGGGCTGCTCTCGCGAACGCCCTCGGTACTCGTTCTCGACTCCGAACCCACGTCGCTCGATCACGCGATATCGACACCGTTTGCACGCGTGATCCTGACACCGTCGGCCTTCCGGAAAGACCTGGGGGAGTCTCACTACACCTTCGAGGGGTTCAAGGAATCGGCGTATCTCCACCCGTCGGTGTTCGACCCCGATCCGACAATCCGGGACGATCTCGGTGTTGGGCCCGACGAGCAGTACGTCATCCTCCGGCTGAACGCCTTCGGCTCCCATCACGACGTCGGAAGGGACGGCCTCACGCCGGAGGTACGAGGGCCCCTGATCGAGCGCCTTGCAGAACACGCAACGGTCTTCGTCTCCGACGAGGACGACTCGCTCGACTTCTCGACGCTCCCCGCCCGCCCGTTCGATCTCCACCCGGCGAAGCTTCACGACGCACTGGCCGAAGCAAGCGTGCTCGTCGCAGACACACAGACGATGGTCACGGAAGCCGCACTGCTGGGGACGCCGGCCATCAGATCGAACTCCTTTGTCGGGGAAGACGACATGGGTAACTTCCTGGAGCTGGAGCGGGCCGGACTGATCGTCAACCTCCGGGACGCGACCGAAATCGTCGACAGGGCGATCTCATTACTCGCTGACGACGAGACTGGATCGACGTGGCGACAGCGACGGGACGCGTACGTCAAAGACATGGTCAACCTCACGGATATCCTCGTGGAGGTCGCCGAATCCTTCGAGACGGTCGAATCCGTATCACACCTCCGGCCAGCACGGCTGCGGGCAGAGCAGACACGCGGGGGCAAAAATGTCGGATGAATGGGACGAGATCGGATTCGTGATCAGCTCCGATTACCGGGTCACAACGCTGAAACGTCTCGCTGAGGGGCCTGCCACGCCCTCACAGATCGCCGACGAAGCCGATATCGGTATCGCCCATGTCTCCCGGGCACTCAAGGGACTGCGCGATCGGGGACTCGTCGAACTCCTGGTACCGGAGGAGCGCAAGAAAGGACGCGTCTACGGGATCACCACGGACGGAAACAATGTCTGGCAGCAGATCGAATCGCAGAACCTGATCGATTGAGAGCGGTTTCCTGACTGTGGGTGTCTTATACTCCTCCTCTGTAAAATAGTGGAAATATTCGGCCAGCCAGTGTGTCGAAATCAGATCGCCGCGCAACTCAAAAAGCCCGTGGCGATCCAACCGGGGCGTTTTGGACGACAAATCTCGAAGGAGACAGTTAGGATAATCGTGAATACAATGGCGCAAAACCGACAAAGTTCGCTCGAACTCTACGTACGGTCACTGGCTCCGCGGACTGCGATCAGGCCCCATCTCGACCGAATTGAGGCCCTCGAGGCGCTGGCCGCGGACGGTCTCGTTTCCGAGTATGCCATCCACGTCGTCGGGGACGGGATCATTCACGAGGGCGACTACGACGGAGTCCCGATCGCCCAACACCTCACCCAGCGCCTCGCTGAAATCGAAGCGTGGGCCGAGGAGCACGATGCCAGTATCCCCGGTATCAGAACGACGACCGTCACGGAAACTTATTTCAACGACATGGAGTACACCGTGACGAGGGTCCCCCACAAGATGGTTCTCGAATACACGAGCGGGCAACTCCGGTTTTGCTCACCGGCGATCGCCGACGGGGAGCGGTTCGGTGTCGACGAACATCTCGCCGACATTCGCACCTCAGCGGGATATTCGGACCGATCGAGAATGGAGCGAAATCTGTAGCGACCTCTCGGCGACGTGTAGCCGATTCTCGAAGAACAGCCGTGTTCTTTCCCACAGTGCACTCCGTCTGTTTTGAAAGACGGATTCTCGTAGTACAGCCGCTAGTCTGACCGACACTAGAAGGGCTGGGCCAGGTATATTACGTGATAGGCATTCCACGCGGTCACCGGTATGCCAACGAGAGACAATCCGAGTGGAACGGAAACACACTGTGGCCGGGGCAAGCGCTTCCATACCGCATAGCAACCACCCAAAAAGGCAGCTTTCACCCCGACAGCGGCGACGAACGTCGCCGCCACATCGAGGTCGTACTGCTCGATAAGGAACGCAAGGAGCGGCCCCGCTTCGGTGAGTCCCTCCATGCCGAGCCCGACGGTCGTCGTCACCACGTCACCGACACCGTAAAACAGGATCGCAGTCACCCAGATCGAGCGATCCGGTGACGGTCCGATCGAAGGCGAAACCAACCGTGAGTGCATAACCCGATACTCGGTCGGGAATATCTTGGTTAAATATGGCATATAGCAGAAATGATTCGATCCAGATCGCGGTTCGTCGATCGTAAGTACAACATTCATCACGCTGAACGCCGAACAGTCGGTAGATGCGACTGGACGACTTCATCGAGGACTTCCAGCGCGACGAGGCCGCCGAGAAGCGACGCCTCGCCGAACAGAAGTCCTACGAGATCACCGACTACCTCGATGAGGTCGAACGGGAGTTCGAGCAGGCTGTCTCCGGGGATTCGCTGTTCGGGGCGACGGCTCCGGAGATCTTCGTCGGTCGATCGTCGTACCCCAACGTCTCGACGGGCGTGCTCTCACCCGTCACGGACGGCAACGCCGCCGACTTTGCCACCTCTGGCGAGTGGTACCGGCAGGGCCTGGGCGTCTCTGAGGTCCTCCAGCGTCGGACCGGCCTGCTGAATTCGACCCGGTCGGCAAACGTCGACGTGCGGGACGTCTGGGACGGGTTCGTCGGCGTCCAGCGGGAAGTCGCCATCGCCGATCACCCCGTCGACGTCGAGGTCGGTCTGGACAGCAAACCCGATATCGACCTCTCGCTCGACGACGTGGGCGCACCGACCGGGCCGCGAGCCAGCGCCGAGTCGGCCGACCTCGCGGAGAACCCCCACGTCCCCCGGCCGGTCGAGAAGACGCTGGAGGACGACGACTGGCAGGCCGAGGGTGCGATGACCTATCTCTACCGGCGCGGGTTCGACGTCTACGACATCAATACGATCCTCTCGGCCGGCGCGCTCGGTCGGGGCCGAAACCGACGGCTCGTCCCGACGCGGTGGTCGATCACCGCCGTCGACGACACTGTCGGGCAGTACCTCCGTGGTGGGATCAGAAACGCCTCGACCATCAGCGAGACCGAGGTGCACTACAACGAGTACATGGGCAACCGCTACTGGATCGTTCTGACGCCCGGCCAGTGGGAGTTCGAACTCGTCGAGATGAAAGCCCCCGACAGCGTCTGGAACCCCGCTGGCGAGGCCTACTACCTCGCCAGCGCCCACGAGGGCTACGAGGGTCGGACGGGCTACGTCGAGGAGACCGCCGGCGCGTACTACGCCTCCCGACTGGGCGTGCTCGAGCACCTCCACGACCGGGACAGGCAGGCCAAGTGTCTCGTCCTCCGGGAAGTGACCGACGACTACTGGGCTCCGGTCGGCGTCTGGCAGGTCCGGGAAGGCGTTCGCAACGCCTTCGAGGGCCGGCACGGCGAGAGCGAGACCTTCCGACAGGCCGTGACCGACGTGACCAAGCAGTTGCCGGTCTCGCTGGATGCGCTCCGGCGCAAGTCAGAACTGGTCGCCGGGCTGCAGGCGAAACTGAGTGATTTCTGACCGCGACCGCTGTGATAGCCGTCACAGGACTTTTGCTCGCTGCCTGTGATGTATTCGCATGGAAAAAATCGTTCTCCAGTCGCTTGACACGCCCGATCCCGGTGGTATCGACGTCGCGTTCAGCCTCGGCGGCGGGGCCGCCAGCGCGTTCCTGTCGACGCTGCTTGTCGGGGCGATTCTAGTGGCGCTCGCTCCCGACTACACCGAGCGACAGATCGACGAGATTCGCGAGAACGTCGTCGGCGCGTTCATTTATGGGGTGATCTCCCTGATCGCGCTGCTACTCCTGTCGCTGGTGCTGTTCATCACGATTATCGGAGTTCCGGTTGCCGTCGCGCTGCTCGTGCTCGCGGTCGTCCTCTGGGCGGTCGGCGCGGCCATCGCTTTTCTCGCAATCGCCGACAGTCTGGTCGGACACGACGACGGCTGGGCCGTACCACTGGTGCTCGCTGCGGGGATCAACGGCGGGCTCGCGCTCACCGGGATCGGCGGGCTCGTATCGTTTTTCGTCGGCGCTGTCGGCTTCGGGACTGTCCTGCGAGACCTGCTGTGATCAGTCGACGATGACCTCGACCGGTTCCTCGTCCTCACCTGTTTCCTCGTGCTCGTCGCTACCGCTGGTTTCCTGATAGACCAGCAGCCCGGCGATCGCGAGCACGATCCAGGACCGCCAGTTCGCGAGGTTCAGCGTGTAGCCGACGCCGAACGGTTTCTCGACGACCATGCGCTCGCCGGGCTGCCAGTAGGACGACAGCAACCGCTTGAGGCTCGGTCGCTCGAAGTTGTACGGCACGCCGAAGAGTTCGCCGGACTGTGGCTTGTCCGTCATACACGGCCGTACGTCGGCCGACACTAAGTCGTTTGTCCTCGGTGGTTCGCCGGACTGCCTTTCCGCTTGCCGTCGGGACCGTCCCGTCCACGGCTGCGACTCGGCCAGCACTCCCCACCCGGAACGACGGGTCACAGGACTTTTCTCTATGGCTGGTGAGCATCGGACATGACCGCGTCCGCCGTCTTGCAGTCCTGTGCCTTCGGGGGATCGCCGGATCTCGTGACCACGCTTGTCGGTGGCGCAGTGATCACGTTTCTGGCGACACTGCTGAGTGGAGCGTTCCTGACGACGTTCGAGCCCCGGTATACCGACCGGATGATCGACGCGGTCCGCGCGCGGCCGCTCGGATCGCTCCTCTACGGGTTGCTCTCGATGTTGACTGCCAGACTGCTCGTGCTTTTGCTTACGATCACTGTCATCGCAGCCCCGGTCGCGCTGATAGTGCTCGTGGTTGCCGTCGTCGCCGCCGTACTGGGCGCGACGATCGTG
This window of the Halapricum desulfuricans genome carries:
- a CDS encoding asparagine synthase-related protein — translated: MFGTRPTDTYVEEVGRLGHGEVLEWTTTDVPETELVETISVDETINGAEAKHRLDRHFTDVIGDAKFNGSVATMLSGGVDSTLIHTYLDNDATVSAAFDSPEFEFEIEYARRASDLLGSAHEVVLSDEENFLDHVETTIDATGQPLLLPQATLMHLAVSRSPHQIYLNGGLADGLFGTGTAALAYLARYAGRAARLVPNLTWQLEALKKTSEQLRRPASDPTGCAMNFRIHSDQNLVADMFGQTAVEERKNRRLRYTERRVDADDRKGYAAHMHLGHAIEYFHDNILTIWRHAAHDSGKAIQTPFSGRKVFETALAISPADRYARFAVPSRDQPTRVVQHKYLLKELLNERLPAYDTKKRKGYSLLPMQRYLDDGPLSNAFDEYPMPEFVPEHYRGVIREGTDEVSWYALNYAVWRDRILLNEDLDIIETTTVVGA
- the nreA gene encoding DNA repair protein NreA — protein: MRLDDFIEDFQRDEAAEKRRLAEQKSYEITDYLDEVEREFEQAVSGDSLFGATAPEIFVGRSSYPNVSTGVLSPVTDGNAADFATSGEWYRQGLGVSEVLQRRTGLLNSTRSANVDVRDVWDGFVGVQREVAIADHPVDVEVGLDSKPDIDLSLDDVGAPTGPRASAESADLAENPHVPRPVEKTLEDDDWQAEGAMTYLYRRGFDVYDINTILSAGALGRGRNRRLVPTRWSITAVDDTVGQYLRGGIRNASTISETEVHYNEYMGNRYWIVLTPGQWEFELVEMKAPDSVWNPAGEAYYLASAHEGYEGRTGYVEETAGAYYASRLGVLEHLHDRDRQAKCLVLREVTDDYWAPVGVWQVREGVRNAFEGRHGESETFRQAVTDVTKQLPVSLDALRRKSELVAGLQAKLSDF
- a CDS encoding HTH domain-containing protein yields the protein MAQNRQSSLELYVRSLAPRTAIRPHLDRIEALEALAADGLVSEYAIHVVGDGIIHEGDYDGVPIAQHLTQRLAEIEAWAEEHDASIPGIRTTTVTETYFNDMEYTVTRVPHKMVLEYTSGQLRFCSPAIADGERFGVDEHLADIRTSAGYSDRSRMERNL
- a CDS encoding DUF354 domain-containing protein gives rise to the protein MHYLFFTNTPAHVHMYKHVIRKLQQRGHQTSILARDYGCTIALLDWEELDYTVYGSCGTDRRSLFKQLPGHYYHIARTVRRLDPDLIFGMGAYGAHAGLLSRTPSVLVLDSEPTSLDHAISTPFARVILTPSAFRKDLGESHYTFEGFKESAYLHPSVFDPDPTIRDDLGVGPDEQYVILRLNAFGSHHDVGRDGLTPEVRGPLIERLAEHATVFVSDEDDSLDFSTLPARPFDLHPAKLHDALAEASVLVADTQTMVTEAALLGTPAIRSNSFVGEDDMGNFLELERAGLIVNLRDATEIVDRAISLLADDETGSTWRQRRDAYVKDMVNLTDILVEVAESFETVESVSHLRPARLRAEQTRGGKNVG
- a CDS encoding metal-dependent hydrolase, producing MWPWEHLALAYLFGSAVHRVAAGRGPTTAAAGAIVIASQLPDLIDKPLAWTFGVLPSGLSLGHSLLFAVPLSALVILLARADGRTALGIVFALAYGTHLLGDASYSLLTGGELATGFLLWPLIPASSEAGIGLLSQAGVFFDAFVEFLGTPQGRLYLLFEATLLGGATLLWHLDRRPGLSWFRRRLRPSTE
- a CDS encoding DUF5808 domain-containing protein, yielding MTDKPQSGELFGVPYNFERPSLKRLLSSYWQPGERMVVEKPFGVGYTLNLANWRSWIVLAIAGLLVYQETSGSDEHEETGEDEEPVEVIVD
- a CDS encoding glycosyltransferase family 4 protein, with translation MSRYIAEQQRHLDTVTTTVYETGPASAATIRALLVGALLSIWRMVQFPLERRPDVMHVHSSFQHSFYRNAFYVLFGRYVWNCPVVLHVHGSSFDTFLQPDSRVVSWFQSVVLNATTRVVVLSSYWQSVLAAVVPEDRIVVVPNAVPTGEYDPEYPEMPHVVFLSNLIERKGITEFVAAVEAASDDPDVAPFQVTIAGSGPLADRVERLAAEHDHVTYLGYVDEAKKRALLSSGTIYALPTRAEGLPIAILEAMAAGMAIVSTPVGSIPEVVGEDNGLLVQPGDADALTEALVELLADPDRVDRMGRTNRAVAVADYSWEAAADRLTELYATVDDATPARATPVTAS
- a CDS encoding HalOD1 output domain-containing protein encodes the protein MQSNTRGESWTVLTHWNRQEDIALALDRALDELDGVEDDVVIFDYIDPEAINALFGGPASDRGANELHFTCQQHEIRISDDGTIGARSDSEYRVS
- a CDS encoding winged helix-turn-helix domain-containing protein; amino-acid sequence: MSDEWDEIGFVISSDYRVTTLKRLAEGPATPSQIADEADIGIAHVSRALKGLRDRGLVELLVPEERKKGRVYGITTDGNNVWQQIESQNLID